One genomic segment of Dysosmobacter sp. Marseille-Q4140 includes these proteins:
- a CDS encoding helix-turn-helix transcriptional regulator: MAIGERIHFFRTLRGMTQKYLGMALGFPEKSADVRLAQYENGSRTPKAELTAALAQILNVSPHALSVPDIDSYVGLMHTLFTLEDRYGLKICECDGEMHLRVDVFQGKDAARLHEMLCAWGEQAAKLKSGEISKEDYDRWRYRYPEFDTTGHWHKVIPSQGLSDMLVEELNKDKKDK; encoded by the coding sequence ATGGCGATTGGAGAACGCATTCACTTTTTCCGCACCCTGCGGGGCATGACGCAGAAATATCTCGGTATGGCGCTGGGCTTCCCGGAGAAGTCCGCCGATGTCCGCCTCGCCCAATATGAGAACGGATCGCGGACACCCAAAGCAGAGCTAACTGCCGCCTTGGCGCAGATATTGAATGTCTCCCCTCATGCTCTGTCCGTGCCGGACATCGACTCCTATGTGGGTCTTATGCACACACTCTTTACCCTGGAGGACCGCTACGGCCTGAAAATTTGCGAGTGCGACGGAGAGATGCATCTTCGGGTGGATGTGTTCCAGGGTAAAGACGCTGCAAGGCTCCATGAGATGCTTTGTGCATGGGGAGAGCAGGCGGCCAAATTGAAGTCGGGAGAGATCAGTAAAGAGGACTACGACCGCTGGCGTTACCGCTATCCGGAGTTCGATACCACAGGCCACTGGCACAAGGTTATCCCTTCTCAGGGCCTCAGCGATATGCTGGTAGAGGAACTGAACAAGGACAAAAAGGATAAATAA
- the guaA gene encoding glutamine-hydrolyzing GMP synthase has translation MDSNKRPETMERITTPALAEAFIAEQVKALRTQIGEKKVLLALSGGVDSSVVAALLIKAVGKQLVCVHVNHGLLRKGEPEQVVKVFRDEMDANLIYVDAVDRFLDKLAGVEEPETKRKVIGAEFIRVFEEEARKLEGIEFLAQGTIYPDILESGGVKAHHNVGGLPEDLKFELVEPLKLLFKDEVRVVGKALGLPDGMVYRQPFPGPGLGVRCLGAITRDRLEAVRESDAILREEFAKNGLEGKVWQYFTVVPDFKSTGVKDGKRSFDWPVIIRAVNTVDAMTATVEDVPFALLQHITARITAEVKGVNRVLYDLTPKPTGTIEWE, from the coding sequence ATGGATTCCAACAAGCGCCCTGAAACCATGGAGCGGATCACCACCCCCGCTCTGGCGGAAGCCTTTATCGCTGAGCAGGTGAAGGCTCTGCGAACCCAAATCGGAGAGAAAAAGGTACTGCTGGCCCTCAGCGGCGGCGTGGACTCCTCTGTGGTGGCCGCACTGCTCATCAAGGCCGTCGGCAAGCAGCTGGTGTGCGTCCATGTGAACCACGGCCTGCTGCGCAAAGGCGAGCCAGAGCAGGTGGTGAAGGTATTCCGGGATGAGATGGACGCCAACCTCATCTACGTGGACGCCGTGGACCGTTTCCTGGATAAGCTGGCCGGCGTGGAGGAGCCGGAGACCAAGCGCAAGGTCATCGGCGCCGAGTTCATCCGGGTGTTCGAGGAGGAGGCCCGGAAGCTGGAGGGCATCGAGTTCCTGGCTCAGGGCACCATCTATCCCGACATTCTGGAGAGCGGCGGCGTCAAGGCCCACCACAACGTGGGCGGCCTGCCGGAGGATCTGAAGTTCGAGCTGGTGGAGCCCCTGAAGCTCCTGTTCAAGGACGAGGTCCGTGTGGTCGGCAAGGCCCTGGGCCTTCCGGACGGCATGGTGTACCGCCAGCCCTTCCCGGGCCCCGGCCTGGGCGTGCGGTGCCTGGGCGCCATCACCCGGGACCGGCTGGAGGCCGTGCGGGAGTCCGACGCCATTTTGCGGGAGGAGTTCGCCAAGAACGGCCTGGAGGGCAAGGTGTGGCAGTACTTCACCGTGGTGCCCGACTTCAAGTCCACCGGTGTCAAGGACGGCAAGCGTAGCTTTGACTGGCCGGTGATCATCCGCGCGGTCAACACCGTGGACGCCATGACCGCCACGGTGGAGGATGTGCCCTTCGCCCTGCTGCAGCACATCACCGCCCGCATCACGGCGGAGGTTAAGGGCGTCAACCGCGTCCTCTACGACCTGACCCCGAAGCCCACCGGGACCATTGAGTGGGAATAA
- the gdhA gene encoding NADP-specific glutamate dehydrogenase: protein MSIQNAYLNDLMDRVIQRNPAEPEFHQAVREVLTSLVPVVEARPEYIKEGVMDCLVEPERIIKFRVPWEDDQGNVHVNRGFRVQFNSAIGPYKGGLRFHPSVYEGIIKFLGFEQIFKNSLTGLPIGGGKGGSDFDPKGKSDAEVMRFCQSFMTELFKYIGPDTDVPAGDIGVGAREIGYLFGQYKRLRNEFTGVLTGKGLSYGGSLARTEATGYGLCYFTDNMLKAAGRSFDGATVVISGSGNVAIYACEKATSFGAKVVAMSDSNGYIYDKNGIDLPLIKQLKEVERKRIREYVNTHPEAEYHEGCSGIWQIPCDIALPCATQNELNLDSAKALIKNGCFAVAEGANMPSTPEAVEAIQAAGLLFAPAKAANAGGVATSALEMSQNSMRFYWTFEEVDEHLKEIMTNLYHNASNAAAQYGRPGDLVAGANIAGFLKVADSMLAYGLV from the coding sequence ATGAGTATTCAGAACGCGTATCTGAACGACCTGATGGATCGGGTCATTCAGCGGAATCCGGCCGAGCCTGAGTTCCACCAGGCAGTCCGGGAGGTCCTGACCTCCCTGGTCCCCGTGGTGGAAGCCCGCCCCGAGTATATCAAAGAGGGCGTCATGGACTGCCTGGTGGAGCCTGAGCGCATCATCAAGTTCCGTGTGCCCTGGGAGGATGATCAGGGCAACGTCCACGTCAACCGCGGCTTCCGCGTCCAGTTCAACAGCGCCATCGGCCCTTACAAGGGCGGTCTGCGGTTCCATCCCTCCGTCTACGAGGGCATCATCAAGTTCCTGGGCTTTGAGCAGATCTTCAAGAACTCCCTGACCGGCCTGCCCATCGGCGGCGGCAAGGGCGGCAGTGACTTCGACCCCAAGGGCAAGTCCGACGCCGAGGTCATGCGCTTTTGCCAGAGCTTCATGACGGAGCTGTTCAAGTACATCGGCCCCGACACCGACGTGCCCGCCGGCGACATCGGCGTGGGCGCCCGGGAGATCGGCTACCTCTTCGGCCAGTACAAGCGCCTGCGCAACGAGTTCACCGGCGTCCTCACCGGCAAAGGACTCAGCTACGGCGGGAGCCTGGCCCGCACCGAGGCCACCGGCTACGGCCTGTGCTACTTCACCGACAATATGCTCAAGGCCGCCGGCCGCAGCTTCGACGGCGCCACCGTGGTAATCTCCGGCTCCGGCAACGTGGCCATCTACGCCTGCGAGAAGGCCACGTCCTTCGGCGCCAAGGTGGTGGCCATGTCCGACTCCAACGGCTACATCTACGACAAGAACGGCATCGACCTGCCCCTGATCAAGCAGCTCAAGGAAGTGGAGCGCAAGCGCATCCGGGAGTATGTCAACACCCACCCCGAGGCCGAGTACCACGAGGGCTGCTCCGGCATCTGGCAGATCCCCTGCGACATCGCCCTGCCCTGCGCCACTCAGAACGAGCTGAACCTGGACTCCGCCAAGGCCCTCATCAAGAACGGCTGCTTTGCCGTGGCCGAGGGCGCCAACATGCCCAGCACCCCCGAGGCCGTGGAGGCCATCCAGGCCGCGGGCCTGCTCTTCGCCCCCGCCAAGGCGGCCAACGCCGGCGGCGTGGCCACCTCCGCCCTGGAGATGAGCCAGAACTCCATGCGCTTCTACTGGACCTTCGAGGAGGTGGATGAGCACCTCAAGGAGATCATGACCAACCTCTACCACAACGCCTCCAACGCCGCCGCCCAGTACGGCAGACCCGGCGACCTGGTGGCCGGCGCCAACATCGCCGGTTTCCTGAAGGTGGCCGACTCCATGCTGGCCTACGGCCTGGTGTGA
- the ptsP gene encoding phosphoenolpyruvate--protein phosphotransferase: MILRGIAASDGIGLGRAVCVREENLDYSDVAYSGKESEKARLQAAIEEFEQRTSAMAEHIRQQVGDKESEILTGQIAMLADPFMRSQMQDAIDGGSCAEAAVDNVCTMYADMFAAVEDEMMRQRATDVKDIRSRLLGILLGAASVDLSNLPAGTVLVTRELTPSMTVGLQKENVAAIITATGGKTSHSAILARALQVPAVLSVTKVLEVVQDGDGLIVDGGEGIAILNPDERTRSEYLTRQKDYQARIASLKVYQNRPTVDADGKRYQLFANIGSAAEAEVAAQSGAEGIGLFRTEFLFMDRTSLPDEMVQYEAYRAVSQTMAGKEVIIRTLDVGGDKAIEYLGMEKEENPFLGHRAIRYCLDRPDLYKVQLRALLRAGAEEHNIKIMLPLVTSVDEVRAARELLEQCKQELSEAGLPYDKDIALGVMIETPAAALTADLLARESDFFSIGTNDLTQYTMAVDRGNAQVASLYTPFQPAVLRSIRSVITAAKEAGIPVGMCGEAAADPGLIPLLMAWGLDEFSVSTSSVLATRASIHRWREDEVKRIAQEALGLSTASGVEGYLKKISAPEK, translated from the coding sequence ATGATCCTGCGGGGAATCGCCGCCTCGGACGGTATCGGCCTTGGCCGGGCGGTGTGTGTACGGGAAGAAAATCTGGACTACTCGGACGTGGCATACTCCGGCAAGGAATCGGAAAAGGCCCGCCTCCAGGCGGCCATCGAGGAATTTGAGCAGCGCACCTCCGCCATGGCGGAGCATATCCGTCAGCAGGTGGGAGACAAGGAATCCGAGATCCTCACCGGGCAGATCGCCATGCTGGCGGATCCCTTCATGCGTTCCCAGATGCAGGACGCCATTGACGGCGGCTCCTGCGCCGAGGCGGCGGTGGACAACGTGTGCACCATGTACGCCGACATGTTCGCCGCTGTGGAGGACGAGATGATGCGCCAGCGGGCCACGGACGTCAAGGACATCCGCAGCCGCCTGCTGGGCATCCTGCTGGGAGCTGCCAGCGTGGATCTTTCCAACCTGCCCGCCGGCACCGTACTGGTGACCCGGGAGCTGACCCCCTCCATGACCGTGGGGCTTCAGAAGGAGAATGTTGCGGCCATCATCACCGCCACCGGCGGCAAAACCAGCCACTCCGCCATTTTGGCCCGGGCGCTCCAGGTGCCCGCGGTCCTCAGCGTGACCAAGGTGCTGGAGGTGGTCCAGGATGGGGACGGCCTCATTGTGGACGGCGGCGAGGGCATCGCCATCCTCAACCCCGATGAGCGCACCCGCAGCGAATATCTGACCCGGCAGAAGGACTATCAGGCCCGGATCGCCTCTTTGAAGGTCTATCAGAACCGCCCCACTGTGGACGCCGACGGCAAGCGCTACCAGCTCTTTGCCAACATCGGCTCCGCCGCCGAGGCGGAGGTGGCCGCGCAGTCCGGCGCCGAGGGCATCGGCCTGTTCCGGACGGAGTTTTTGTTCATGGACCGCACCAGCCTCCCCGACGAGATGGTGCAGTATGAGGCCTACCGGGCCGTGTCCCAGACCATGGCCGGGAAAGAGGTCATCATCCGCACCCTGGACGTGGGCGGCGACAAGGCCATCGAGTACCTGGGCATGGAAAAAGAGGAGAACCCCTTCCTGGGCCACCGGGCCATCCGCTACTGCCTGGACCGGCCGGACCTGTACAAGGTCCAGCTGCGGGCGCTGCTGCGGGCTGGCGCCGAGGAGCACAACATCAAGATCATGCTGCCTCTGGTCACCTCCGTGGACGAGGTCCGCGCCGCGCGGGAGCTGCTGGAGCAGTGCAAGCAGGAGCTGTCCGAGGCCGGGCTGCCCTATGACAAGGACATCGCCCTGGGCGTCATGATCGAGACCCCAGCCGCCGCCCTGACCGCGGACCTGCTGGCCCGGGAAAGCGATTTCTTCTCCATCGGCACCAACGACCTGACCCAGTACACCATGGCCGTGGACCGGGGCAACGCCCAGGTGGCATCTTTGTACACTCCCTTCCAGCCGGCGGTGCTGCGGTCCATCCGCAGCGTCATCACCGCCGCCAAGGAGGCGGGCATCCCCGTGGGCATGTGCGGCGAGGCCGCCGCGGACCCGGGACTCATCCCCCTGCTGATGGCCTGGGGGCTGGATGAGTTCTCCGTCAGCACCTCCTCCGTGCTGGCCACCCGGGCCAGCATCCACCGCTGGCGGGAGGACGAGGTCAAACGCATCGCCCAGGAGGCCCTGGGCCTGTCCACCGCCTCCGGCGTGGAGGGTTACTTAAAGAAGATCTCCGCTCCGGAGAAATGA
- the gdhA gene encoding NADP-specific glutamate dehydrogenase — MSDYVSSVSAALRQRYADQPEYLQSVLTWLEMITPALQDSDVYERLDLLTRMVEPDRMLSFTVPWVDDKGFAHTCHGYRVQFNSAIGPYKGGLRFHPSVNPSVVKFLGFEQTYKNALTGLPIGGAAGGADFDPRGKSNREIMRFCQSFMTALYRHIGADTDIPAGDIGVGAREIGYLFGEYKRLTGRSESSALTGKGLTYGGSKIRQEAAGFGTVYFTARMLEHQGETMEGKRLAVSGFGNMSWGVCRKSAELGGKVVTLSGPDGYVYDPDGVTTQEKFDFMLQMRASGADKVEAYADRFGVEFYAGKKPWEVPVDIVIPCATQNELDVEDAVRIVANNVRYYVEGSNMPATSDALNLLRLSPRVLTAGSKASGTGGVVVSALEMVQNSLRYSWTRREVDERLKKIMGDIYDASAAAAEEYGLGYDLIAGNDIAAFKKISQAMIAQGL; from the coding sequence ATGAGCGACTATGTTTCCAGCGTGTCCGCTGCCCTGCGGCAGCGGTACGCCGATCAGCCGGAGTATCTCCAGTCCGTCCTGACGTGGCTGGAGATGATTACCCCGGCCCTGCAGGACAGCGACGTCTATGAGCGGCTGGACCTGCTGACCCGCATGGTGGAGCCGGACCGGATGCTGTCCTTCACCGTGCCCTGGGTGGACGACAAGGGCTTTGCCCATACCTGCCACGGCTACCGTGTCCAGTTCAACAGCGCCATCGGCCCATACAAGGGCGGTCTGCGGTTCCACCCCTCCGTGAACCCCTCCGTCGTAAAGTTCCTGGGCTTTGAGCAGACCTACAAGAACGCCCTGACCGGCCTGCCCATCGGCGGCGCCGCCGGCGGCGCGGACTTCGATCCCCGGGGCAAGAGCAACCGGGAGATCATGCGCTTCTGCCAGAGCTTCATGACCGCCCTGTACCGCCACATCGGCGCCGACACCGACATCCCCGCCGGCGACATCGGCGTGGGCGCCCGGGAGATCGGCTACCTCTTCGGCGAGTACAAGCGCCTGACCGGCCGGTCCGAGAGCAGCGCCCTGACCGGCAAGGGCCTCACCTACGGCGGCAGCAAGATCCGCCAGGAGGCCGCAGGCTTCGGCACCGTGTACTTCACCGCCCGGATGCTGGAGCACCAGGGCGAGACCATGGAGGGCAAGCGCCTGGCGGTCTCGGGCTTTGGCAATATGTCCTGGGGCGTGTGCCGCAAGAGCGCGGAGCTGGGCGGCAAGGTGGTCACCCTCTCCGGTCCCGACGGCTACGTCTACGATCCCGACGGCGTCACCACTCAGGAGAAGTTCGACTTCATGCTCCAGATGCGCGCCAGCGGCGCGGATAAGGTGGAGGCCTACGCCGACCGCTTCGGCGTGGAGTTCTACGCCGGCAAGAAGCCCTGGGAAGTTCCCGTGGACATCGTGATCCCCTGCGCCACCCAGAACGAGCTGGACGTGGAGGACGCGGTCCGCATCGTGGCCAACAACGTCCGCTACTACGTGGAGGGCTCCAACATGCCCGCCACCTCCGACGCCCTGAACCTGCTGCGCCTCAGCCCCCGGGTCCTGACCGCCGGCTCCAAGGCCTCCGGCACCGGCGGCGTGGTGGTCTCCGCCCTGGAAATGGTCCAGAACAGCCTGCGTTACAGCTGGACCCGCCGGGAGGTGGATGAGCGCCTGAAGAAGATCATGGGCGACATCTACGACGCCTCCGCCGCAGCGGCCGAGGAGTACGGCCTGGGTTATGACCTGATCGCCGGCAATGACATCGCCGCCTTCAAGAAAATCTCTCAGGCCATGATCGCCCAGGGTCTGTGA
- a CDS encoding HPr family phosphocarrier protein, which produces MVSAKVKVINPQGMHMRPAQVFVAEMAKYNSDVTIVFGGKNVNAKSIMHLMAACIKQGSELEIRCEGEQEAEALKAAVALVEAGLGDL; this is translated from the coding sequence ATGGTATCTGCAAAGGTGAAGGTCATCAATCCCCAGGGCATGCACATGCGTCCCGCTCAGGTGTTCGTGGCAGAGATGGCCAAGTACAACAGCGACGTGACCATCGTGTTCGGCGGTAAGAACGTCAACGCCAAGAGCATCATGCACCTGATGGCCGCCTGCATCAAGCAGGGCAGCGAGCTGGAGATCCGCTGCGAGGGCGAGCAGGAGGCCGAAGCCCTGAAGGCCGCCGTGGCCCTGGTGGAAGCGGGCCTGGGCGATCTGTAA
- a CDS encoding DNA-binding protein → MAGQIFMRVDEVAEELGVSKPYAYKLIKRMNEELAQTGCITIAGRIDRKFFHEKFYGTRTETKRKEG, encoded by the coding sequence ATGGCAGGACAGATTTTTATGCGTGTGGATGAAGTGGCTGAGGAGCTGGGAGTATCTAAACCCTACGCTTATAAACTCATTAAGCGAATGAATGAGGAACTGGCACAGACTGGCTGTATCACGATTGCTGGCCGGATTGACCGGAAATTCTTTCATGAAAAATTCTACGGTACGAGGACTGAGACGAAAAGGAAGGAGGGCTGA
- a CDS encoding DeoR/GlpR transcriptional regulator — protein sequence MLAEQRADIILHELSALRTVSVSYLCQLTGASEATIRRDLNTLANLGKLSKVRGGATLAETEEVFGKMPESSRLHLAEKDRIARYAASLITNDDVVYLDAGSTVMQMVEYLQNSRALFMTNSIEAACRLTWYNLQTRVLGGTLNPGAVNLVGAEALASLGRYNFTKGFLGIDGITVKQGYTAADPEVAAVKTLAASRSQQVYVLADSSKFGQVAAVAVAPLNTARIVTNHLSDPAFRDYTAVIEV from the coding sequence ATGCTGGCGGAACAGCGGGCCGATATCATTCTGCATGAGCTGTCTGCGCTGCGGACGGTCAGTGTCTCCTACCTGTGTCAACTGACCGGCGCGTCGGAGGCCACCATCCGCCGGGATCTCAACACTCTGGCCAATTTGGGTAAGCTCAGCAAGGTCCGGGGCGGCGCCACTCTGGCCGAGACCGAGGAGGTCTTTGGGAAAATGCCGGAGTCCAGCCGTCTGCATCTGGCGGAAAAGGACCGGATCGCCCGGTACGCCGCCAGTCTCATCACCAACGACGATGTCGTCTATCTGGACGCAGGCAGCACGGTGATGCAGATGGTGGAATACCTTCAAAACTCCAGGGCGCTGTTCATGACCAACAGCATCGAGGCAGCCTGCCGGCTCACCTGGTACAATCTCCAGACCCGGGTCCTGGGCGGCACCTTGAACCCCGGCGCCGTGAACCTGGTGGGAGCCGAGGCCCTGGCCTCCCTGGGGCGCTACAACTTTACCAAGGGCTTTCTGGGTATCGACGGCATCACCGTCAAGCAGGGTTATACCGCCGCCGACCCGGAGGTGGCCGCAGTCAAGACCCTGGCGGCCTCCCGGTCCCAGCAGGTCTATGTGCTGGCGGACTCCAGCAAGTTCGGCCAGGTGGCGGCGGTGGCCGTGGCGCCGCTGAACACCGCCCGCATCGTTACCAACCATCTCAGCGACCCGGCCTTCCGGGACTATACGGCGGTCATTGAGGTCTGA
- a CDS encoding PTS mannitol transporter subunit IICBA: MKERVQKFGRFLSGMVMPNIGAFIAWGFIAALFIADGWFPNEAIATMVSPMLNYLLPLLIGYTGGKMVGGQRGAVAGAIATLGVIVGADITMFIGAMIAGPLGGLLIKWFDKAMENHIPAGFEMLINNFSVGILGGALSIVCMFLIGPACTFLTNALGAGVEALVDHGLLPLTAILVEPAKVLFLNNAINHGVFTPIGTEQAMEAGKSILFMIESNPGPGLGLLLAYCVAGKGNARSSAAGAALIQFVGGIHEIYFPYVLMNPILIIAPMVGNICGILTLSVLGGGLKAAASPGSIIAEMLMTPKGSYFANIAGITVAAVVSFVLAVILLKMFGKDGDLEAAQQQVAASKAASKGQAIPAAGGTKVSASDVRKIVFACDAGMGSSAMGATMLRNKLKDAGVTGIEVIHSPVSEIPGDCQIVVTHHELAARAASSNPSAEIIPIQNFMGAPEYDTLVARLAAGAEAPKAAPAAEPAPAAEAAETGSELLERKNILLNCKPVTPEEAIRRCGELMVESGYVEEAYIQGMLDREASFSVAIGNHVAIPHGTNDVKPLIKRSGMVVMTYPEGISWNGDTVKLVVGIASKGDEHLEILGRIVAIAASDADTDALVAGADAEDLFKKLNGLE; this comes from the coding sequence ATGAAAGAACGAGTACAAAAGTTTGGGCGGTTCCTCAGCGGCATGGTCATGCCCAACATCGGCGCCTTCATCGCCTGGGGCTTCATCGCCGCTCTGTTTATCGCCGACGGCTGGTTCCCCAACGAGGCCATCGCCACCATGGTCAGCCCCATGCTCAACTACCTGCTGCCTCTGCTGATCGGTTACACCGGCGGTAAGATGGTGGGCGGCCAGCGGGGCGCCGTGGCCGGTGCCATCGCCACCCTGGGCGTCATCGTGGGCGCCGACATCACCATGTTCATCGGCGCCATGATCGCCGGTCCTCTGGGCGGATTGCTGATCAAGTGGTTCGACAAGGCCATGGAAAACCACATCCCCGCCGGCTTTGAAATGCTCATCAACAACTTCTCCGTCGGCATCCTGGGCGGCGCCCTGTCCATCGTGTGCATGTTCCTGATCGGCCCCGCCTGCACCTTCCTGACCAACGCCCTGGGCGCCGGTGTGGAGGCCCTGGTGGACCACGGCCTGCTGCCCCTGACCGCCATCCTGGTGGAGCCCGCCAAGGTCCTGTTCCTGAACAACGCCATCAACCACGGTGTGTTCACCCCCATCGGCACGGAGCAGGCCATGGAGGCCGGCAAGTCCATCCTGTTCATGATCGAGTCCAACCCCGGCCCCGGCCTGGGCCTGCTGCTGGCCTACTGCGTGGCCGGTAAGGGCAACGCCCGCTCCTCCGCCGCCGGCGCCGCCCTGATCCAGTTCGTGGGCGGCATCCACGAGATCTACTTCCCCTACGTCCTCATGAACCCCATCCTGATCATCGCCCCCATGGTGGGCAACATCTGCGGCATCCTGACCCTGTCCGTCCTGGGCGGCGGTCTGAAGGCAGCTGCCTCCCCCGGCAGCATCATCGCCGAGATGCTGATGACGCCCAAGGGCTCCTACTTCGCCAACATCGCCGGCATCACCGTGGCCGCCGTGGTCAGCTTTGTACTGGCGGTGATCCTGCTGAAGATGTTCGGCAAGGACGGCGACCTGGAGGCCGCTCAGCAGCAGGTGGCTGCCAGCAAGGCCGCCTCCAAGGGCCAGGCCATCCCCGCCGCCGGCGGCACCAAGGTCTCCGCCTCCGACGTGCGGAAGATCGTCTTTGCCTGCGACGCCGGCATGGGCTCCTCCGCCATGGGCGCCACCATGCTGCGCAATAAGCTGAAGGATGCCGGCGTCACCGGCATCGAGGTCATCCACTCCCCCGTCTCCGAGATCCCCGGGGACTGCCAGATCGTCGTGACCCACCACGAGCTGGCCGCCCGGGCCGCCTCCAGCAACCCCAGCGCTGAGATCATTCCCATCCAGAACTTCATGGGCGCACCGGAGTATGACACCCTGGTGGCCCGCCTGGCCGCCGGCGCCGAGGCCCCCAAGGCCGCACCCGCCGCGGAGCCCGCCCCCGCCGCAGAGGCCGCCGAGACCGGCAGCGAGCTGCTGGAGCGGAAGAACATCCTGCTGAACTGCAAGCCCGTCACGCCTGAGGAGGCCATCCGCCGCTGCGGCGAGCTGATGGTGGAGAGCGGCTATGTGGAAGAGGCGTACATCCAGGGCATGCTGGACCGGGAGGCCAGCTTCTCCGTGGCCATCGGCAACCACGTGGCCATCCCCCACGGCACCAATGACGTCAAGCCTCTCATCAAGCGCAGCGGCATGGTGGTCATGACCTATCCCGAGGGCATCTCCTGGAACGGCGACACCGTGAAACTGGTGGTGGGCATCGCCTCCAAGGGCGACGAGCACCTGGAGATCCTGGGCCGCATCGTGGCCATCGCCGCCAGTGACGCCGACACCGACGCCCTGGTAGCCGGTGCCGACGCCGAGGACCTGTTCAAGAAGCTCAACGGCCTGGAATAA
- a CDS encoding mannitol-1-phosphate 5-dehydrogenase — protein sequence MKQAIQIGAGNIGRGFMGALLEQAGWHVTFADVVESIISEINTKKCYTVHVQDRECAEIVIRNIDGVLSNSPEFLDRIAQCDLITTAVGPRVLPIIAKTIAAGLQARRAAGNTSPMNIICCENGLRTTTRLKNEVVTHLGQEDLDFIEQYVGFADCAVDRICPKPSFESPIDAAVESYSEWDVERSAWKGELADVPGLTYVDDLLAYLERKLFTLNSGHAICAYLGSLKGYTTIRDSINDPAIGDIVYKAIWESGEGLIREFHFDADAHHAYIDRIFRRYQNPYLEDETIRVGREPIRKLDPADRLIKPLMTAYSYGLPVDHLIFGAAAALRYDCADDAQSVEVQKKIREEGVEAALTAYTGIQPDHPLFTRILDVYRALAVAAKA from the coding sequence ATGAAACAGGCAATTCAAATCGGCGCGGGCAACATCGGACGGGGCTTCATGGGCGCGCTGCTGGAGCAGGCCGGCTGGCACGTGACCTTCGCCGACGTGGTGGAGTCCATCATTTCGGAGATCAATACCAAGAAGTGCTACACCGTCCATGTGCAGGACCGGGAATGCGCGGAGATCGTCATTCGGAACATTGACGGCGTCCTCTCCAACAGCCCGGAGTTTCTGGACCGCATCGCTCAGTGCGACCTGATCACCACCGCCGTGGGCCCCCGGGTGCTGCCTATCATCGCCAAGACCATCGCCGCCGGCCTCCAGGCCCGTAGAGCTGCCGGCAATACCAGCCCCATGAACATCATCTGCTGCGAGAACGGCCTGCGGACCACCACCCGGCTGAAGAACGAGGTGGTCACCCATCTGGGCCAGGAGGATCTGGACTTCATCGAACAGTACGTGGGCTTTGCCGACTGCGCCGTGGACCGCATTTGCCCCAAGCCCTCCTTTGAAAGCCCCATCGACGCCGCCGTGGAGAGCTACTCCGAGTGGGACGTGGAGCGCTCTGCCTGGAAGGGCGAGCTGGCGGATGTCCCGGGCCTGACCTATGTGGACGATCTGCTGGCCTACCTGGAGCGCAAGCTCTTCACCCTCAACAGCGGCCACGCCATCTGCGCGTACCTCGGCAGCCTCAAGGGCTACACCACCATTCGCGACAGCATCAACGACCCCGCCATCGGCGACATCGTCTACAAGGCCATCTGGGAGAGCGGCGAGGGATTGATCCGGGAGTTCCACTTCGACGCCGATGCCCACCATGCCTATATCGACCGGATCTTCCGCCGCTATCAGAACCCCTATCTGGAGGACGAGACCATCCGGGTGGGCCGGGAGCCCATCCGCAAGCTGGATCCCGCCGACCGGCTCATCAAGCCCCTGATGACCGCCTACTCCTATGGCCTGCCGGTGGATCACCTGATTTTCGGCGCCGCCGCGGCCCTGCGCTATGACTGCGCCGACGATGCCCAGAGCGTGGAGGTGCAGAAGAAGATCCGGGAGGAGGGCGTGGAGGCGGCTCTGACGGCCTACACCGGCATCCAGCCGGATCACCCCCTCTTCACCCGCATCCTGGACGTGTACCGGGCCCTGGCCGTGGCCGCCAAGGCGTGA